Below is a window of Cytobacillus firmus DNA.
GGAGAAACAACTACTTACGGATTGGCTGAAGACGGTGTAGGCCTTGCTCCTATCAACCCGGAAGTATCAGCGAAAGCAGAAATCGAAGGTGCAGTTAAAGAATGGCAGGAAAAGATCAAGAATGGTGATCTGACTGTTCCATCTTCAAAAGATGAACTGGCTTCTTTCTCAGTTGAATAATTAACTTTAAGGAATAAGCAGGTTGCACTGCGGCCTCTTATTCCTTTTTTAAAAGTTTAATTGAAGGACAGAATAAATTCTGTATTTCACTTAGATTTTTAATGAAATAATTCTAATTTCATATTACTTAGAAACTTGGCTTTATGGCCAGGTTTTTCTAAGAAATCCCAAGGTCTGACCTCTAACTACTAATAATTTCCTTATATTTTGAGCAAGGAGTGAAACAAATGGATTATGTTATTGAAATGCTCAACATTCGCAAGGAGTTTCCTGGAATCGTTGCAAATGATAATATCACGCTTCAGCTGAAACCAGGTGAAATTCATGCGCTGCTTGGCGAAAATGGTGCAGGCAAGTCAACGTTAATGAATGTCCTTTTTGGCCTGTATCAGCCTGAAAAGGGTGAAATTAAAGTTAAAGGAAAACCGGTGCGCATCACCGATCCTAATATAGCAAACGACTTGGGCATCGGGATGGTCCACCAGCATTTCATGCTTGTTGACCGTTTCACTGTCACTGAAAATATTATTCTGGGAAAAGAAACAACCAAAGGCGGAAAAATAGATATTAAAAAGGCTGAGAAGGAAGTCAGGGAGATTTCCGAGCGATATGGACTTGCGGTCGACCCTCAGGCGAAAATTTCCGATATTTCAGTAGGAATGCAGCAGCGAGTGGAGATCTTAAAGACTCTATATCGGGGTGCTGAAATCCTTATTTTTGATGAGCCTACTGCTGTTCTGACTCCGCAGGAAATTAAAGAGTTAATTCAGATTATGAAAACTTTAATTCAGGAAGGCAAATCTATTATTCTTATCACTCACAAGCTGAAGGAAATCATGGAAGTGTGTGATCGGGTAACGGTTATCCGCAAAGGAGTTGGAATCGGTACTGTTAATGTCACTGAAACGAACCCGAATGAACTTGCCAGCTTAATGGTGGGAAGGGAAGTCACTTTTAAAACGGATAAAACAGCCTCGAAGCCGCAGGAGCAGGTGCTTGAGATTCATGACTTAAATGTGAAAGATTCACGGGGTCTTGGTGTTGTTAATAACCTTAACCTCAATGTACGAGCAGGTGAAATTGTCGGTATTGCCGGTGTAGACGGGAATGGACAGTCAGAATTAATTGAAGCGATCACTGGCTTGAGGAAGTCTGAAAGCGGTTCAATTAAATTGAATGGCAAAGAAATTGTGAATATGTCTCCTCGTAAAGTTACGGAGACTGGTGTAGGGCATATCCCACAGGACCGTCATAAGCATGGACTTGTCCTTGATTTTCCAATCGGAGAAAATATGGTTCTGCAAACCTATTACAAAGTGCCATTCTCAAAAAAAGGTGTTCTAAACTTTAAAGAAATATATAGTAAAGCAACAAAGCTGATTAAAGAATTTGACGTCAGAACCCCAAGTGAATATACACTTGCAAGGGCACTTTCCGGCGGTAACCAGCAGAAAGCCATAATCGGACGTGAAATTGACCGCAACCCGGATCTCCTGATCGCTGCTCAGCCGACACGGGGTCTGGATGTTGGAGCAATTGAATACATTCACAAGCGTCTGATTGAACAGCGTGACCAGGGGAAAGCAGTGCTGCTTATTTCATTCGAATTGGATGAAATTATGAATGTCAGCGACCGGATCGCTGTTATTTATGAGGGTGAAATTGTAGCAGTAGTTGACCCTAAACAAACAACTGAACAAGAATTAGGTTTATTGATGGCCGGTTCTAAACGGAAGGAAGCGGGTGGCGAAAACCATGTCTAATCGCATGAAGAACATTGTCGTACCTCTAGTTGCCGTTCTGCTCGGGGTATTAGTAGGTACAATCATTATGATAGCAACTGGATATAATGCCGGATCTGCATTTATTGCATTATGGAACGGTGCTTTTGGTGAAATCTACTACACTGGTGAAGTAGTCAGACAGGTCACACCTTATATTCTGGCCGGTTTGGCAGTTGCATTTGCTTTCCGTACAGGCTTATTTAATATCGGTGTTGAAGGACAGCTGATCGTCGGATGGCTTGCAGCTGTTTGGGTAGGGGTTGCATTTGAACTTCCAAAATTCATTCATCTCCCGCTCGCGGTTCTCGCAGCTGCAGCGGCTGGCGCGCTTTGGGCATTCATACCGGGCCTTTTGAAAGCCAAGTTCAAAGTGCATGAAGTAATTGTCACGATCATGATGAACTATGTGGCCTTGCATGTAACCAACTATATTATCCGTACGGTTCTTTCAGAAAAAAGTGACCGGACCGAGATGATTGCAGAATCTGCATCATTGCGTTCCCCGTTTCTTGAGGGATTAACTGATTATTCTCGTCTGCATTGGGGAATTTTAATTGCTTTAGCATGTGTGTTTATTATGTGGTTCCTATTAGAAAAAACATCGAAGGGATACGAATTGCGCGCTGTAGGCTTTAACCAGCATGCATCTGAATATGCGGGCATGAGCGTCAGCAAAAATATCATTCTATCAATGGTCATCTCAGGAGCATTTGCAGGCCTTGCCGGTGCCATGGAAGCATTGGGTACATTCGGCTATGCAGCCATTAAGGGCGGCTTTACGGGAGTAGGTTTTGACGGTATTGCGGTAGCACTCTTAGGCGGGAATGGGCCAATTGGAATTATTTTTGCAGCATTGCTATTCGGAAGCTTGAAGGTCGGCGCCTTAAACATGCCGCTTGAAGCTGGAGTTCCTAATGAACTTGTTGATATTATCATTGCACTTATCGTGTTCTTTGTTGCAGCAAGCTATATGATTCGCATCTTTATTGACCGTATCAGCAAAAAGGGGGTGAAGTAAGTGGGCTTAATGGAGATCTTATTAATTATTATTCCATCAACTTTGCTTTGGGCAGCCCCGCTTATTTTCACTGGATTGGGCGGAAACTTCTCAGAGAGCTCCGGTGTTGTAAATATTGGTTTAGAAGGCTTAATGGTAATTGGAGCATTCACTGCCATTGTTTTTAACCTTACGTTTGTTGATGTATTTGGCAGCATGACTCCGTGGGTTGCATTACTCGCAGCTATGGTTGTTGGAGCTCTATTATCCATCCTGCATGCCGTTGCTTCTATTACGTTTAGAGCTGACCAGGTTGTGTCAGGGGTTGCGATTAACCTTCTGGCAATTGGTGCAGCACTGTTCCTGGTTAAATTCATTTATGGAAAAGGTCAGACAGATATCATTCAAAAAGGATTCAGCAAAGTGGATATTCCATTTTTGAGTGACATACCTGTTATCGGTAAATTGTTCTTCTCAAACACTTATTATACTTCATTCGCTGCCATTGCCGTTGCATTTCTAGCCTGGTTTGTGATGTTTAAGACTCCATTCGGGCTAAGGCTTCGGGCGGTTGGTGAACACCCAATGGCTGCGGATACAATGGGTATCAATGTAACAAGGATGAGATACATTGGGGTATTAATCTCAGGAGCCCTTGCAGGAATAGGCGGCGGCGTGTATGCACAATCGATTTCTTCAGACTTCGGGCATGCGACCATCAGCGGCCAGGGCTTTATGGCTCTGGCGGCACTGATCTTTGGTAAGTGGCATCCGCTTGGTGTTATGGGTGCGGCTTTGTTCTTCGGATTTGCACAAAGCTTGAGCATCATCGGCTCCAGCCTTCCATTCCTTGAGAATATTCCAAATGTCTATCTTCTCATTGCACCATATGTTTTAACGATTCTGGCATTAACGGGTTTCATCGGACGCGCGGATGCTCCAAAAGCATCTGGTACTCCTTATATAAAAGGAAAACGTTAACACAAAAAGCCTCATTTCTTTTCGGAAATGGGGCTTTTTATTGTTCAGATTCTTATTGAAAACCATTTAGTCATCCCTAATTCAAGGACAAGCGGCTATCATTTATAAAAAATATATAAACCTTCCAATACAGCCAATAACTTGAAATAAAGAAATAGGGCAAGGTATAGTAAGAATATGATTTATTACAAAGGATATTATAGAAGATATCAGCAAAGTGTTTACATACAGGGGATGCTCCCTTTTTTTACTATTGACCGTACTTTGGACTCATCAATCTACTGACAGGAGGAAAAGACATGGCCGTAATCTCTGAATCCGTAAAAGCCATGAATGGCTATAAGCTTCACGTGGTTAAAACAGAGAAATATAAAACCAATACCCTGGTTTGGAAAATGAAAGCCCCGCTTGAAAAGAGTACAGTTACATTAAGATCCCTATTGCCTCATGTATTGCAGAGCAGCAGTTCGTCCTACCCTTCAACCGGAAAGCTGCGGGCTTACCTTGATGAATTATATGGTGCAACGCTTTTCGTCGATTTGGCGAAAAAGGGCGAGTATCATGTCATTACCATTTCAGTTGAAATCGCAAACGAAAAATTTCTTTCAGATCCAACGCCTCTTTTGAAAAAAGCGTTCCAGTTTTTAGCGGAAATCCTGACAAAGCCAAATGTGCATGAAGGCGCTTTTGACGAGGATACAGTTGAAAAAGAAAAAAGGACGCTTAAACAGCGAATTCAATCAGTTTACGATGATAAAATGCGCTATTCAAATTTCCGGCTTGTTCAGGAAATGTGCAAAGATGAGCCTTATGCACTGCATGTGCATGGCGAGAAAGATGATGTGGACAATATCACTCCTCAAAGACTTTATGAATATTATCAGCAGGCAATGGCGCAGGATGAGCTTGATTTATATGTTATAGGTGACGTGGAAGAGGCAGATGCCGAATCCTATGCAGGTGAGCTTTTAACTTTTGAAAAGAGATCACCTCAGACAGCGCCAGCATCCTCTGGTAGAACGAAGGAATCTGTAAACGAAGTCCGGGAAGAACAGGATGTGAAGCAGGGGAAACTCAATATCGGCTACCGGACAAATGTCGTGTACGGTGATCCGGAATATTATGCGCTTCAGGTATTCAATGGAATCTTCGGAGGTTTTTCTCATTCAAAACTGTTTTTGAATGTCCGGGAAAAAGCCAGTCTCGCATACTATGTAGCCAGCCGCCTGGAAAGCCATAAAGGGTTAATGATGGTGATGTCCGGAATCGATAACAGCAACTATGACCAGGCAGTGAGTATTATTAAAGAACAACTGGAAGCTATGAAGAATGGTGACTTTACAGAACAGGAAATGGAACAGACCAAAGCAGTCATAAAAAATCAGCTTCTGGAGACTGTTGATACAGCACGCGGAATTGTCGAAGTCCTTTACCATAATGTTGTGTCAGGAAAAGAAATTACCCTTCAAACCTGGATGGATGAAATGGATAAAGTAACAAAAGAGGAAATTGCCGCGACAGCCAAGAAGGTCAGTTTGGACACTGTGTATTTTCTGACAGGAAAGGAGGCGGGCAAGTAATGGAAAAAATCACTTTTGACCAGCTTCAGGAAGAGCTGTATTATGAAAAACTTGAAAGTGGGCTGGATGTATATATCTTGCCTAAAAAGGGATTTAACAAGACTTATGCCACTTTTACGACGAAATATGGTTCAATTGACAATCATTTCCTGCCCCCCGGAAAAGAAGAGTATGTAAATGTTCCGGATGGCATAGCCCATTTTTTGGAGCATAAGCTTTTTGAGAAAGAAGACGGGGATGTGTTCCAGCAATTCAGCAAGCAGGGAGCATCAGCTAATGCTTTTACATCTTTCACCAGGACAGCTTATCTATTTTCCAGCACGTCCAATGTAGAGATGAACCTTGAAACGCTGATTGATTTTGTGCAGGACCCTTATTTTACAGAAAAGACTGTTGAAAAAGAGAAAGGAATCATCGGACAGGAAATCACCATGTATGATGACAATCCTGACTGGCGCTTATATTTTGGCCTGATCGAAAATATGTTCAAAAACCATCCTGTTAAAATCGATATCGCAGGTACGATCGAATCCATTTCCCATATCACGAAAGATATGCTGTATGAATGCTATGAAACTTTCTACCACCCAAGCAATATGCTGCTGTTCATAGTCGGACCAGTTGATCCGGATCAAATCATGACTCAGGTGAGGGATAACCAAAGCAAGAAGGATTATAATGAGATGGCGGAAATCAAACGCCAAGTCGAAGGAGAGCCTTCTGAAGCGGCCAAGAAGAAAAAAGTTCTTGAGATGAATGTCCAGACCTCAAAGTGCCTGGTTGGGATAAAGAGCAGTACTGCAAATCAGTCAGGCAAAGAAATGCTTAAAAATGAGCTTAGTCTGAATGTGCTGCTCGATATCTTATTCGGTAAAAGCTCTGAGCAGTACAGCACACTGTACAGTGAAGGGTTAATTGATGACACATTCTCCTTTGATTATACACAGGAGCAGGGTTTTGGATTTGCCATGGTGGGCGGAGACACAAACGATCCTGACCGTTTGGCTGAAACACTGCAAAAGATGCTACTGGATGCAAGGGAAAAGGGAACTATTTCACAGGAAACACTTGATCGGACAAAAAAGAAGAAAATAGGCGCATTCCTGCGGGCTGTCAATTCACCGGAATATATCGCCAATCAATTTACCCGGTATGCTTTTAATGAAATGGATTTATTTGATGTTGTGCCGACCCTCGAAAGCATCACTCTTGATGATGTGGAAAATGCGGCTGGTAATTTGATAAGTGAAGAACGGTTTACGGTTTGCCAGGTTGTCCCTAAGAAATAACAAGCAGTTTCAGCAGAGCGCCATTAAATGGCGCTTTGCTTTTTTCGGGAGGATATGAAATGAAGAAATTTGCATTAATAACTGGAGCGAGCGGAGGAATCGGCCAAGCAGTCAGTGTCAAACTGGCAGAAGAAGGCTATTCGCTTTATTTGCATTACAATCATAATATGGAGGGGATCAACAGGCTTCTGGACCGCCTGCAAAGGTTTGGCGGAGAATATATTCCGATCCAGGCAGACCTGTCTGTACCAGGCGGGTATAAAAAAATTATTCCTGACATATTTTCACTTGATGCCATTATTCATAATAGCGGAACAGCTCAATATGGACTTCTTACTGAAATACAGCAAGCGGAAATGGAAGCTCTAATGAACCTCCATGTGACCTCGCCGCTTCTCCTGACGAAAGAGCTTTTGCCGAAATTTTTAACAAAGGGGGGCGGAAATATTATAGTCGTTTCTTCGATATGGGGCCAAACGGGTGCCGCTTGTGAAGTTGCATACTCGGCTGCAAAGGGTGCACAAATTGCTTTTGCAAAGGCATTAAGCAAGGAGGTTGCCCTTAGTGGGGTAAGGGTTAATGCTATTGCCCCGGGTGCCGTTGAGACGGCCATGCTGAAGGATTTTACTGAAGAAGAGCTTAATGCTGTAAAAAGCGAAATTCCTATGGGCAGGCTTGCCTTGCCTGCTGACATAGCCAACGCCATTTCCTTTCTTCTTTCAGAAAATGCCTCGTATATTACCGGGCAGGTTATGGCAGTAAATGGCGGCTGGTATACGTAACTGCCAATCGTTCAAAGAAGTGTCACATATTTTTTGAGTCATGTCTAAGTGCATGAATATTTTATTCAGCCCCTAAGCACAATATAATTGTACAACATTTAAAGGAGGCAAAATTATGTCTGTACTAGAAAATTGGCA
It encodes the following:
- the ymfI gene encoding elongation factor P 5-aminopentanone reductase; protein product: MKKFALITGASGGIGQAVSVKLAEEGYSLYLHYNHNMEGINRLLDRLQRFGGEYIPIQADLSVPGGYKKIIPDIFSLDAIIHNSGTAQYGLLTEIQQAEMEALMNLHVTSPLLLTKELLPKFLTKGGGNIIVVSSIWGQTGAACEVAYSAAKGAQIAFAKALSKEVALSGVRVNAIAPGAVETAMLKDFTEEELNAVKSEIPMGRLALPADIANAISFLLSENASYITGQVMAVNGGWYT
- a CDS encoding ABC transporter permease, producing MSNRMKNIVVPLVAVLLGVLVGTIIMIATGYNAGSAFIALWNGAFGEIYYTGEVVRQVTPYILAGLAVAFAFRTGLFNIGVEGQLIVGWLAAVWVGVAFELPKFIHLPLAVLAAAAAGALWAFIPGLLKAKFKVHEVIVTIMMNYVALHVTNYIIRTVLSEKSDRTEMIAESASLRSPFLEGLTDYSRLHWGILIALACVFIMWFLLEKTSKGYELRAVGFNQHASEYAGMSVSKNIILSMVISGAFAGLAGAMEALGTFGYAAIKGGFTGVGFDGIAVALLGGNGPIGIIFAALLFGSLKVGALNMPLEAGVPNELVDIIIALIVFFVAASYMIRIFIDRISKKGVK
- the yfmH gene encoding EF-P 5-aminopentanol modification-associated protein YfmH, which encodes MEKITFDQLQEELYYEKLESGLDVYILPKKGFNKTYATFTTKYGSIDNHFLPPGKEEYVNVPDGIAHFLEHKLFEKEDGDVFQQFSKQGASANAFTSFTRTAYLFSSTSNVEMNLETLIDFVQDPYFTEKTVEKEKGIIGQEITMYDDNPDWRLYFGLIENMFKNHPVKIDIAGTIESISHITKDMLYECYETFYHPSNMLLFIVGPVDPDQIMTQVRDNQSKKDYNEMAEIKRQVEGEPSEAAKKKKVLEMNVQTSKCLVGIKSSTANQSGKEMLKNELSLNVLLDILFGKSSEQYSTLYSEGLIDDTFSFDYTQEQGFGFAMVGGDTNDPDRLAETLQKMLLDAREKGTISQETLDRTKKKKIGAFLRAVNSPEYIANQFTRYAFNEMDLFDVVPTLESITLDDVENAAGNLISEERFTVCQVVPKK
- the yfmF gene encoding EF-P 5-aminopentanol modification-associated protein YfmF, whose protein sequence is MAVISESVKAMNGYKLHVVKTEKYKTNTLVWKMKAPLEKSTVTLRSLLPHVLQSSSSSYPSTGKLRAYLDELYGATLFVDLAKKGEYHVITISVEIANEKFLSDPTPLLKKAFQFLAEILTKPNVHEGAFDEDTVEKEKRTLKQRIQSVYDDKMRYSNFRLVQEMCKDEPYALHVHGEKDDVDNITPQRLYEYYQQAMAQDELDLYVIGDVEEADAESYAGELLTFEKRSPQTAPASSGRTKESVNEVREEQDVKQGKLNIGYRTNVVYGDPEYYALQVFNGIFGGFSHSKLFLNVREKASLAYYVASRLESHKGLMMVMSGIDNSNYDQAVSIIKEQLEAMKNGDFTEQEMEQTKAVIKNQLLETVDTARGIVEVLYHNVVSGKEITLQTWMDEMDKVTKEEIAATAKKVSLDTVYFLTGKEAGK
- a CDS encoding ABC transporter permease; protein product: MGLMEILLIIIPSTLLWAAPLIFTGLGGNFSESSGVVNIGLEGLMVIGAFTAIVFNLTFVDVFGSMTPWVALLAAMVVGALLSILHAVASITFRADQVVSGVAINLLAIGAALFLVKFIYGKGQTDIIQKGFSKVDIPFLSDIPVIGKLFFSNTYYTSFAAIAVAFLAWFVMFKTPFGLRLRAVGEHPMAADTMGINVTRMRYIGVLISGALAGIGGGVYAQSISSDFGHATISGQGFMALAALIFGKWHPLGVMGAALFFGFAQSLSIIGSSLPFLENIPNVYLLIAPYVLTILALTGFIGRADAPKASGTPYIKGKR
- a CDS encoding ABC transporter ATP-binding protein — encoded protein: MDYVIEMLNIRKEFPGIVANDNITLQLKPGEIHALLGENGAGKSTLMNVLFGLYQPEKGEIKVKGKPVRITDPNIANDLGIGMVHQHFMLVDRFTVTENIILGKETTKGGKIDIKKAEKEVREISERYGLAVDPQAKISDISVGMQQRVEILKTLYRGAEILIFDEPTAVLTPQEIKELIQIMKTLIQEGKSIILITHKLKEIMEVCDRVTVIRKGVGIGTVNVTETNPNELASLMVGREVTFKTDKTASKPQEQVLEIHDLNVKDSRGLGVVNNLNLNVRAGEIVGIAGVDGNGQSELIEAITGLRKSESGSIKLNGKEIVNMSPRKVTETGVGHIPQDRHKHGLVLDFPIGENMVLQTYYKVPFSKKGVLNFKEIYSKATKLIKEFDVRTPSEYTLARALSGGNQQKAIIGREIDRNPDLLIAAQPTRGLDVGAIEYIHKRLIEQRDQGKAVLLISFELDEIMNVSDRIAVIYEGEIVAVVDPKQTTEQELGLLMAGSKRKEAGGENHV